The Novosphingobium sp. PP1Y genome window below encodes:
- a CDS encoding BrnT family toxin: protein MIIVWDEPKRQANLVKHGIDFADVGEAFFLSALVIPAKDGRFAAIGEMNGTITVIFAVLGTEGVSIISARPASIMERRLLP from the coding sequence ATGATCATCGTATGGGATGAACCGAAACGGCAAGCGAACCTCGTCAAGCACGGGATCGACTTTGCCGATGTGGGGGAAGCGTTCTTCCTCTCCGCTCTGGTTATCCCCGCGAAGGACGGACGCTTTGCCGCCATCGGTGAGATGAACGGCACGATCACGGTGATTTTCGCTGTGCTGGGCACCGAAGGCGTCTCGATCATCTCTGCCCGCCCGGCCAGCATTATGGAACGGAGGCTCCTGCCATGA
- a CDS encoding BrnA antitoxin family protein produces the protein MTDPKHVAPGYTKADMDEVSNNPEWTAEDFARAKPFAEAFPDLAKTIRARGPQKAPKKVSTTLRLSPEVIEHFKSGGPGWQSRIDAALKDWVAAH, from the coding sequence ATGACCGACCCGAAACACGTCGCTCCCGGATACACCAAGGCCGATATGGATGAGGTCAGTAATAACCCCGAATGGACAGCCGAGGACTTCGCCAGGGCAAAGCCTTTCGCTGAGGCCTTCCCGGACCTCGCAAAGACGATTCGCGCACGCGGTCCGCAGAAGGCCCCGAAAAAGGTCAGCACCACGCTGCGCCTTTCGCCCGAGGTGATCGAGCATTTCAAATCCGGCGGTCCCGGTTGGCAGTCACGGATCGATGCTGCCCTCAAGGATTGGGTGGCCGCGCACTGA
- a CDS encoding HNH endonuclease has protein sequence MYTLRYPHDKIGDPFDVLKAGLGKAVPKPMETALRTLYLDYWLGSGAGCRITANKPFRVKYGAALRAAYKKTYEGKPLFGLRAELLAVAGNRCPSCGGARPVQLDHHLPQTPFPEFAIFPLNLVAMCGPCNQRKSATTGKTIASAFVHPYIDQIPAVSFLTATVTRAVGSYTVSFAFSPAAIPDSVLAKRMARQLEKVDFNRALLPEVGELLTELALRLETEVVAPNGGVIDQSLIEEYLRRNADRIELQHRIGFWQAIMSRALAAEASFCSGGYRDLLPRPPA, from the coding sequence ATGTACACACTTCGCTATCCGCACGACAAAATCGGCGATCCGTTCGACGTGCTAAAGGCTGGGCTCGGGAAGGCCGTGCCCAAACCCATGGAAACTGCGCTGCGCACGCTCTACCTTGATTATTGGCTGGGGAGCGGTGCCGGTTGCCGCATCACCGCCAACAAACCGTTTCGCGTTAAATACGGTGCGGCGCTGCGCGCCGCTTACAAGAAAACGTATGAGGGCAAGCCGCTGTTTGGTTTGCGGGCGGAGTTGCTGGCGGTGGCGGGCAATCGTTGCCCGAGCTGCGGCGGCGCACGGCCCGTCCAACTCGATCACCACCTCCCACAGACGCCGTTCCCCGAGTTTGCGATCTTCCCGCTCAACCTCGTTGCGATGTGCGGCCCATGCAACCAGCGCAAGTCGGCGACAACGGGCAAAACCATCGCAAGCGCGTTCGTTCACCCGTATATAGATCAAATCCCGGCGGTTTCGTTCCTGACGGCCACCGTGACCCGCGCGGTGGGTAGTTACACGGTCAGTTTCGCATTCTCGCCTGCCGCGATCCCTGATTCCGTGCTCGCCAAGCGCATGGCGCGCCAGCTCGAGAAGGTCGATTTCAATCGGGCGCTGTTGCCAGAGGTGGGCGAACTGCTTACCGAATTGGCGTTGCGGCTCGAAACCGAGGTGGTCGCGCCGAATGGCGGCGTTATCGATCAGTCCCTGATCGAGGAGTACCTTCGCCGCAACGCAGACCGAATCGAACTGCAACATCGCATAGGGTTTTGGCAGGCGATCATGTCGCGCGCGTTGGCAGCCGAGGCGTCCTTCTGTTCGGGCGGGTATCGCGATCTGTTGCCGCGGCCACCTGCTTAG
- a CDS encoding AAA family ATPase yields MSALRLFIQTAARNVTSVDADKALILLGDNWNDYSYRTLYTLYYKDGSTTHQVGTLKILKEGQREGPPALAVGPAKGVQFTKHVVSLGTSIDYYVRLIELGLLDKVRKLFNDLSSHPELREAFAEEPGLKISLYRDHRRPEDFYDEITRTVEAGGAPPGEDAFTLTFTPLGSNEPITFALGETEAPAGLHQTRPSRRAGIIIGPNGVGKTHLLARIARVAYAPPAEREQLTAVEGAITDGPGFPNILAVSYSSFDNFVPPMLAGDDPEERRADFIAGRGRYIYLGMRDPAGLIEGGDIAPRLLTQAELAATFASHVTRIRELDRFKVFAEIMKPVLEEVSVRAYVGIPPHDDPEEVEDFWSLDEVRVEQLNRWFGQDPAAAFLKLSSGHKIVLHQLAGMTAMLQRHGLVLIDEPETHLHPPLLAALMSSIRRLLSKQRAYALVATHSPVVVQEALAGQVVILAGREPTIAKAPSIETYGENVGALSREVFGFYPTAGDYRHVLDRMVDAFETVEGVEEALGSRLSSQALAHVMATIARRARNAEAED; encoded by the coding sequence ATGTCGGCGCTGCGCCTTTTCATCCAGACAGCCGCCCGAAACGTCACATCGGTCGATGCCGATAAGGCGTTAATTCTGCTCGGAGATAATTGGAACGATTACAGCTACCGGACTCTATATACGCTTTATTACAAGGACGGCAGCACGACGCACCAAGTCGGAACGCTGAAAATCCTCAAGGAAGGCCAGCGTGAGGGTCCTCCCGCACTTGCCGTCGGGCCAGCCAAGGGCGTGCAGTTCACCAAGCACGTGGTCTCGCTCGGTACCTCGATCGACTATTATGTTCGCCTGATCGAGCTTGGATTACTCGACAAGGTGCGGAAGCTGTTCAATGATCTCTCGTCGCATCCCGAGCTGCGCGAGGCGTTCGCTGAGGAGCCGGGTTTGAAGATTTCGCTCTATCGCGATCATCGCCGCCCCGAGGACTTTTACGACGAGATTACGCGGACAGTGGAGGCCGGTGGTGCGCCGCCGGGTGAAGACGCGTTCACCCTCACCTTCACGCCATTGGGATCCAACGAACCGATTACCTTCGCGCTGGGTGAGACGGAAGCGCCTGCGGGACTACACCAGACACGTCCGTCACGGCGGGCGGGCATCATCATTGGGCCCAACGGCGTCGGCAAGACGCACTTGCTCGCGCGCATCGCGCGCGTCGCGTACGCGCCGCCTGCGGAGCGCGAGCAGCTGACGGCGGTCGAAGGGGCCATCACCGATGGCCCGGGCTTCCCCAATATTCTGGCGGTATCTTACAGCTCGTTCGATAACTTCGTTCCGCCGATGCTCGCCGGCGACGATCCCGAGGAGCGGCGCGCCGACTTCATCGCGGGGCGCGGGCGATACATTTATCTTGGAATGCGAGATCCCGCTGGACTCATTGAGGGCGGCGACATTGCCCCGCGGCTGCTGACGCAGGCCGAGCTTGCGGCGACATTCGCATCGCATGTCACTCGCATCCGCGAGCTCGACCGGTTCAAAGTTTTCGCAGAAATCATGAAACCGGTGCTCGAGGAAGTGTCGGTCCGCGCCTATGTTGGCATCCCGCCCCACGATGACCCGGAAGAGGTCGAGGATTTTTGGTCGCTGGACGAAGTCCGCGTCGAGCAACTCAATCGCTGGTTTGGTCAGGACCCCGCTGCCGCCTTCCTGAAGCTGTCGAGCGGACACAAGATCGTCTTGCATCAATTGGCGGGCATGACCGCCATGCTTCAGCGTCACGGGCTCGTCCTGATCGACGAACCCGAAACGCATTTGCACCCACCGTTGCTTGCGGCTCTTATGTCATCCATCCGCCGCTTGCTGTCGAAGCAGCGGGCATATGCGCTCGTTGCCACGCATTCACCCGTCGTCGTCCAGGAAGCGCTGGCGGGGCAGGTGGTCATCCTCGCTGGCCGGGAGCCGACGATCGCGAAGGCGCCTTCAATCGAGACCTATGGCGAGAATGTCGGCGCACTCAGCCGGGAGGTGTTCGGCTTCTATCCGACGGCCGGGGACTACCGGCACGTTCTTGACCGCATGGTCGACGCCTTTGAAACCGTCGAAGGCGTTGAGGAGGCGCTCGGATCGCGCTTGTCGTCGCAGGCGCTTGCGCATGTCATGGCAACGATCGCGCGCCGGGCAAGAAACGCCGAAGCCGAAGACTAA
- a CDS encoding type II toxin-antitoxin system RelE/ParE family toxin has protein sequence MPRFHLTRAAADDLTAIFLEGIEQFGLPQADAYHEGLSAIFAFLADYPHAARLREEISPPVRVHPYKAHLVIYDVGNEGEVIILRVRHGREDWTSSNYDG, from the coding sequence GTGCCACGTTTTCACTTAACACGCGCCGCAGCCGACGATCTGACAGCCATTTTTCTGGAAGGCATCGAGCAGTTTGGCTTGCCGCAGGCTGACGCTTATCACGAAGGGCTGAGTGCGATTTTCGCGTTTCTCGCAGACTATCCCCATGCTGCGCGCTTGCGAGAGGAAATCTCGCCGCCAGTTCGCGTGCATCCCTACAAGGCCCACCTGGTGATTTATGATGTAGGAAATGAGGGCGAGGTCATCATTCTACGCGTCCGGCATGGTCGGGAAGATTGGACATCATCGAATTACGACGGTTAG
- a CDS encoding type II toxin-antitoxin system ParD family antitoxin, protein MATMNISLPDPMKQWVEAQADTGRYSNASDYVRDLIRRDQERADKIAAMQRLVDDARAGGLSDETMADIRARAISQAGLQA, encoded by the coding sequence ATGGCTACGATGAACATCTCACTGCCCGATCCGATGAAGCAATGGGTGGAAGCGCAAGCTGATACTGGTCGGTATAGCAATGCCAGCGACTATGTGCGCGATCTTATCCGCCGTGACCAGGAACGCGCCGACAAGATTGCCGCCATGCAGCGCCTTGTCGACGACGCCCGAGCTGGCGGTCTGAGCGATGAGACGATGGCGGATATCCGGGCGCGAGCGATCAGCCAGGCAGGCCTGCAAGCCTGA
- a CDS encoding tyrosine-type recombinase/integrase: MEMPETQPTSAKRQVWNAGRAVGAKRALKPKQIWEIRFYLNQRRRLRDRALFDLAIDSKLRGCDLVQMKIGDIVSGGQIRTRAIVMQQKTGRPVQFELLPDARASLLVWLERRGGTVDDYVFPSRVDRNGHLSTRQYARLVDEWVTGVGLMRSEYGTHSLRRTKASIIYRATGNLRAVQILLGHSKIENTVRYLGIDVEDALALAENTEI; this comes from the coding sequence ATGGAAATGCCTGAAACCCAACCTACATCCGCCAAGCGTCAGGTCTGGAACGCAGGTCGCGCTGTCGGCGCGAAGCGGGCGCTGAAGCCGAAGCAAATTTGGGAGATCCGCTTTTATCTCAATCAGCGTCGTCGCCTTCGAGACCGGGCTCTGTTCGACCTGGCGATCGACAGCAAATTGCGTGGTTGTGATCTCGTGCAAATGAAAATCGGCGACATTGTCAGCGGCGGGCAGATCCGAACACGCGCCATCGTAATGCAGCAGAAAACCGGCCGCCCTGTGCAGTTTGAGTTGCTTCCTGATGCCCGCGCCAGTCTGCTGGTTTGGCTTGAACGCCGTGGCGGCACGGTGGACGATTATGTCTTTCCAAGTCGGGTCGATCGCAACGGCCATCTCAGCACCCGCCAATATGCCCGGCTTGTCGATGAATGGGTGACCGGTGTGGGCCTGATGCGAAGCGAATATGGCACCCACTCGCTGCGCCGGACGAAGGCGTCGATCATCTACCGGGCAACCGGCAACTTGCGCGCCGTCCAGATCCTGCTCGGTCATAGCAAGATCGAAAATACGGTGCGGTATCTTGGGATCGACGTGGAAGACGCGCTTGCCCTCGCCGAGAATACCGAAATTTGA
- a CDS encoding LysR family transcriptional regulator yields MAGTFRQLEIFALVCHHGSFSGAAEAEGISQAAVSRHINALERAVGKQLFRRQTGKTNQLSADGEAVLADALQALESGRRIGHIAPARRRVRVGSDQMILNLHLLPARQRLTEMCGELEIDLIAIEAGMDPLEDMRRSELDLLHFTEGADEPVPAIARRLSTHENGLFIAPPLLARLSDRAPLPVLLPPAGSRTTEGIVRLLQRRLKRDFRVVAHVEPSSVMEMVAAGIGAGIINGRRASALVDAGLLCMVPDFSGLIEVSRWQLASPNADRHLLQLAKVLGDLIAAEPTACSQ; encoded by the coding sequence ATGGCAGGTACCTTTCGTCAGCTCGAAATCTTCGCGTTGGTATGCCATCATGGCAGTTTCTCGGGGGCAGCCGAAGCGGAGGGCATTTCGCAAGCGGCGGTAAGCCGCCACATCAACGCCCTCGAACGAGCTGTGGGAAAACAGCTTTTTCGACGGCAGACCGGCAAGACCAATCAACTCTCCGCAGATGGCGAAGCGGTGCTGGCAGATGCCCTTCAAGCCTTGGAGAGCGGACGTCGGATCGGCCACATCGCACCGGCACGCCGTCGCGTTCGGGTGGGGTCAGACCAGATGATCCTCAACCTTCACCTGCTACCCGCCCGCCAGCGGCTGACGGAAATGTGTGGGGAGTTGGAAATCGATTTGATCGCTATTGAGGCTGGTATGGATCCTCTCGAAGACATGAGGCGCTCAGAACTCGATCTGCTCCATTTCACTGAAGGCGCCGACGAGCCTGTACCTGCCATCGCCCGTCGGCTCTCGACCCATGAAAACGGGCTTTTTATTGCGCCGCCGTTGCTGGCCCGCTTGTCCGATCGTGCGCCTCTACCCGTCCTCCTGCCTCCGGCAGGATCTCGGACAACTGAAGGCATCGTGCGCCTGCTGCAGCGCCGGCTAAAACGAGATTTCCGAGTAGTTGCTCACGTCGAGCCCAGTTCCGTCATGGAGATGGTAGCCGCAGGCATAGGAGCCGGCATAATCAATGGTCGTCGAGCGTCAGCGCTGGTTGATGCAGGTTTGTTATGCATGGTTCCAGACTTTAGCGGCCTGATTGAGGTCAGTCGGTGGCAACTTGCCTCTCCGAATGCAGACCGGCATCTGTTGCAATTAGCAAAGGTACTGGGCGATCTCATTGCGGCTGAGCCGACCGCCTGTTCGCAGTAA
- a CDS encoding sulfatase-like hydrolase/transferase, with product MTVDRRTVLGLLGTALAAPRTAFAAPARRPNLVLFMPDELRADVLSCYGNPVTLTPNFDALARQGTRFANCHVQYPICSPSRCSMLTGWPPSVRGHRSQFARLRPDEPNMFRYLREAGYDVFWVGKNDALTQECFRDSVTEWQSQPILRFGGGPLPSVDTATMVMRPGEAKRTDTTDYACIQQAVQWLERRETDRPFCIFIASWEPHPPYRAPADFATMYKPADLPPLIPAGLAKKPDFHAAIRGSHGLDRIDDAALREVRAAYYGQVSYTDWLLGELMEAMERTGRSRDTALFVASDHGDYAGDYGLIEKWPSDLTSCLTHVPLIGRVPGLAGGQAASDMVELFDIMPTFLGLAGTRTRHTHFARSLLPQMHGLPGDPDRAAFSEGGMNVYEPQAFETNWPGPFYKARIELPLQHPETISRCAAIKTRRYTYVRRPQGQDELYDRAADPAETNNLIDAHTHASAKDSLERRLLDWYVNTSGVPPTDRDNASEMPPYSPPPQTLPGSDAETVARILNS from the coding sequence ATGACCGTCGATCGCCGCACTGTTCTTGGCCTTCTCGGAACGGCACTCGCCGCGCCGCGCACGGCCTTTGCTGCCCCTGCGCGGCGACCGAACCTAGTCTTGTTCATGCCTGACGAACTGCGTGCGGACGTGCTGAGCTGTTATGGCAACCCCGTAACTCTCACCCCCAATTTCGATGCGCTGGCGCGGCAGGGCACGCGTTTCGCCAATTGCCACGTGCAATATCCGATCTGCAGTCCATCCCGCTGCAGCATGCTGACTGGCTGGCCTCCAAGCGTGCGAGGCCATCGCAGCCAGTTTGCGCGGCTTCGCCCAGACGAACCCAACATGTTCCGCTATTTGCGCGAGGCGGGTTACGACGTATTCTGGGTCGGTAAGAATGACGCGCTGACCCAGGAATGCTTCCGTGACAGTGTCACCGAATGGCAGAGCCAGCCAATCCTGCGCTTCGGCGGCGGGCCTCTACCTTCCGTCGATACGGCAACGATGGTGATGCGCCCCGGCGAGGCCAAGCGGACCGACACGACGGACTATGCCTGCATCCAGCAAGCTGTTCAGTGGCTCGAACGTCGGGAAACCGATCGCCCGTTTTGTATCTTCATTGCTTCCTGGGAACCGCACCCGCCTTACCGCGCTCCGGCCGACTTTGCCACGATGTATAAGCCTGCAGACCTGCCACCACTGATCCCGGCGGGCCTGGCGAAGAAGCCGGACTTCCACGCAGCGATCCGAGGCTCCCACGGGTTAGATCGCATCGATGACGCCGCTTTGCGAGAGGTTCGAGCCGCCTATTACGGCCAAGTGAGTTACACGGACTGGCTATTGGGCGAGTTGATGGAGGCAATGGAGCGCACAGGCCGTAGCCGTGATACGGCGTTGTTCGTTGCCTCTGATCATGGAGATTATGCCGGTGATTATGGTCTGATCGAAAAGTGGCCGAGCGATCTGACGAGTTGCCTCACCCATGTGCCACTAATCGGACGCGTGCCTGGGCTCGCAGGCGGGCAGGCCGCGAGCGACATGGTCGAACTCTTCGACATCATGCCGACTTTCCTTGGTCTTGCTGGCACTCGGACTCGTCATACGCATTTTGCACGTTCGCTGCTGCCGCAAATGCACGGCCTTCCGGGCGATCCCGATCGTGCCGCATTCAGCGAGGGCGGTATGAACGTCTATGAACCGCAGGCTTTTGAGACGAATTGGCCGGGACCATTTTACAAGGCAAGGATTGAGCTGCCGCTGCAGCATCCCGAGACGATATCGCGATGCGCGGCGATCAAGACGCGGCGCTATACCTATGTTCGCCGACCGCAAGGCCAGGACGAACTGTACGACCGCGCTGCAGACCCTGCAGAGACGAACAACCTCATCGACGCTCATACGCATGCCTCAGCTAAGGATTCGCTAGAGCGTCGCCTGCTCGACTGGTACGTCAACACTAGCGGTGTCCCGCCGACCGATCGCGACAATGCTAGCGAAATGCCTCCCTATTCGCCGCCGCCGCAAACTCTGCCCGGCTCCGATGCGGAAACAGTCGCCAGAATTCTCAACAGCTGA
- a CDS encoding molecular chaperone, translating to MSVLIALSRRFGGLFMALAALAFTISPAQAMRVSPMVLEMESRGSDAVARVEVQNINAGNLAFQTRVYEMNIEKNGDIVETPADDQFLIFPPQGALPPGGRQVIRLQWVGNPELPTSKAFYVSVEQLPVALAPGASDSVGAQVQVLYNMRALVVVAPPGAKPDVKAASVRQVLYQPPAAPGSNELPPKQDGVEVTLRNEGRRHAMMANFGWHLEGTDRDGKWLRVDISPEELNRAIGTGYVAAMGERVFNLPVPGFGPGPIKLTFAR from the coding sequence ATGTCAGTACTGATTGCATTATCTCGCCGCTTTGGCGGCCTGTTCATGGCATTGGCTGCTCTTGCGTTTACCATCTCGCCAGCGCAGGCGATGCGCGTATCGCCCATGGTTCTTGAAATGGAATCGCGCGGCAGCGATGCGGTAGCCCGCGTCGAAGTCCAGAACATCAATGCGGGCAATCTCGCGTTCCAGACCCGCGTTTACGAGATGAACATCGAGAAGAACGGTGACATCGTCGAAACTCCGGCCGACGATCAGTTTCTGATCTTCCCGCCCCAGGGTGCATTGCCCCCGGGAGGCCGCCAGGTCATTCGTCTGCAATGGGTGGGCAATCCTGAACTCCCCACGTCGAAGGCGTTCTATGTCTCGGTAGAACAATTGCCGGTCGCCCTTGCACCGGGAGCCAGCGATTCGGTGGGCGCGCAAGTCCAGGTTCTCTATAACATGCGCGCGCTGGTCGTCGTGGCGCCTCCGGGCGCCAAGCCCGACGTCAAGGCCGCCTCGGTACGGCAGGTGCTCTATCAGCCGCCGGCGGCTCCGGGATCGAACGAGCTCCCGCCCAAGCAGGATGGCGTCGAAGTGACCTTGCGCAACGAGGGCCGACGCCATGCGATGATGGCGAATTTCGGTTGGCACCTCGAAGGCACCGATCGCGACGGCAAATGGCTGCGCGTCGATATCTCGCCCGAAGAGCTCAACCGCGCAATCGGGACCGGCTATGTCGCCGCGATGGGAGAGCGGGTCTTCAACCTGCCGGTGCCTGGTTTCGGGCCCGGACCGATCAAGTTGACATTCGCCAGGTGA
- a CDS encoding helix-turn-helix domain-containing protein: MTVMPSFDIEISKRRADHPLSRRLDLSRRDTRFLGEPDVPVSVSKLSRSGILFRSDVSLLIGESFHIIFPDGHTRLGIVRWENADIFACDFDKSVTYRELRKVKIQKPEVTQSDDTWSAESIGPRIRQWRMKRGLTMVELAERLKVSRPTLWKWEKGTVAPRQEAMKVIARALGISEIDLIQENCDETSMPFSQPACKLVSSNSEIEIIKHEIGQKLGVRSEKIRILIEI, from the coding sequence ATGACTGTAATGCCCAGCTTCGATATCGAGATCAGCAAGCGCCGCGCGGATCATCCGCTCTCCAGGCGCCTCGACCTCTCAAGGCGTGATACCCGGTTTTTGGGTGAGCCCGACGTGCCAGTCTCGGTATCCAAGCTTAGCAGATCCGGCATCTTGTTCCGATCTGATGTTTCACTGCTCATTGGCGAATCATTTCACATAATTTTCCCGGACGGGCACACACGCCTTGGTATAGTGCGATGGGAAAATGCGGACATCTTTGCCTGTGATTTCGATAAGTCAGTGACATACAGGGAGCTTCGGAAGGTCAAGATTCAAAAGCCGGAAGTGACACAATCGGATGACACTTGGTCAGCCGAGTCGATAGGCCCTCGCATTCGGCAGTGGCGAATGAAAAGAGGCCTGACGATGGTGGAACTGGCAGAGCGCCTCAAGGTTAGTCGGCCTACACTCTGGAAGTGGGAAAAAGGAACCGTCGCCCCTCGTCAGGAGGCGATGAAGGTTATTGCACGGGCCTTGGGCATTTCCGAGATCGATTTAATTCAAGAGAATTGCGACGAAACATCCATGCCATTTAGTCAGCCCGCCTGCAAACTCGTGAGTTCAAATAGCGAAATTGAAATCATAAAGCATGAAATCGGACAAAAATTAGGCGTTAGGTCTGAGAAAATAAGAATTCTAATTGAGATTTAG
- a CDS encoding PepSY domain-containing protein encodes MKLLDTLHRWTGGLIGLLLALLGLTGTILLHKDAWITLPHSSDPQVQETALLAETAQRLMTGAANRPQSITFATADFGLDRLAFADGAGAYVTQTGDRVTTWSSQWQRPELWIFDLHHHLFAGERGEFVIGIAALCGLFFVISGLILWWRPRKTFRFRLVPPRLTRPAILRHHRDLGAVFAPLLAVSLVTGAVLVFRPMAAVLFGPGAPEEISHALAAPSYRPVAVARDLDWAAMIVSARRRFPDAGVRSLSLPRNDSGLITLRMRGQQEWLPNGRTTVWFAADTGNLVAARDASDLSWTVIGYNALYPLHAAKVGGLAFRIVMTLSGLALTMLGSLAVWSFWFARPRRKVMQPRAPAARSS; translated from the coding sequence ATGAAGCTGCTCGACACCCTGCACCGCTGGACAGGGGGCCTCATCGGCCTCCTGCTGGCACTGCTCGGCCTGACGGGGACGATCCTGCTGCACAAGGATGCGTGGATCACGCTTCCCCATAGCAGCGACCCGCAAGTGCAGGAGACGGCCCTGCTGGCCGAAACGGCGCAGCGCCTGATGACAGGTGCTGCCAACAGGCCGCAATCGATCACTTTCGCGACTGCCGATTTCGGCCTCGATCGCCTCGCCTTCGCCGATGGAGCGGGCGCCTACGTCACACAGACAGGCGATCGGGTAACTACCTGGTCCAGTCAGTGGCAGCGGCCCGAGCTCTGGATCTTCGATCTTCACCATCACCTGTTTGCTGGCGAGCGCGGCGAGTTCGTGATCGGCATTGCCGCCCTGTGCGGGCTGTTCTTCGTGATCAGCGGTCTCATCCTCTGGTGGCGCCCACGCAAGACTTTCCGGTTCCGGCTTGTACCGCCACGCCTCACCCGCCCTGCAATCTTGCGACATCACCGCGATCTCGGCGCCGTCTTCGCCCCCTTGCTCGCAGTTTCGCTTGTGACCGGCGCCGTGCTCGTATTTCGTCCAATGGCGGCCGTCCTGTTCGGGCCCGGCGCACCGGAAGAAATCAGCCATGCTCTTGCCGCACCGAGCTACCGGCCCGTAGCCGTCGCGAGGGATCTCGATTGGGCTGCAATGATAGTAAGCGCACGCCGGCGCTTCCCCGATGCGGGAGTCCGCAGCCTATCGCTGCCCCGCAATGACAGCGGGTTGATCACCCTGCGCATGCGGGGGCAACAGGAGTGGCTGCCCAATGGGCGCACGACCGTCTGGTTCGCGGCGGATACGGGGAACCTCGTCGCTGCGCGCGATGCCTCTGACCTGTCCTGGACCGTCATCGGCTACAACGCGCTCTATCCACTTCATGCAGCCAAAGTCGGTGGGCTGGCCTTTCGCATCGTGATGACGCTCTCTGGACTGGCCCTCACCATGCTGGGATCGCTCGCTGTCTGGAGCTTCTGGTTCGCAAGACCCCGGCGCAAGGTGATGCAGCCGCGGGCACCAGCGGCACGCAGCTCCTGA